The genomic interval GGGCCGGCTCAAAGGCACAGGCCCACAGCTGGGTCTCCAGGTCCTTTGGGCTGTTGTTTCTGCTATGACACTGCAGGAAGTGCAGGGGTTCCAGGTGTAGGGCAGCCTGTGGGGACACAGGTGGTCACGGTTGCCCCCTGGCCTGCTCCCTCTGGCCTGCTCCCCCTGTCTCGTGGGGAGCTTACCTGCCCTCCATCAGCACCCATAGGACTGCCCTCAGCCTGAGCAGGTGGGAGAGCACGCACTCGCTTGCTGGGAGGAAGGGTGACTGGGTCTTTACCTGGCCGTTTTGAAGCCACCTCTCTGGCCTGTGAAAGGAAGGAGACTTTAACCATGTGACCATGCCCTAAGGTCCCTCCCCTGACTACACACTGAACTATACACCCTCTCAAAGGCACGGAAAGCAAGAACTGGGCCACAGGGGGACCTTGCTCCGTGTTAGGGCTGGGCACTTAAAATGTTCTCCGAGAGCCTAAAGGTTAAAAGGCTGGGTTAGCAGACTATGGGGCTACTCTGGAGTACAGTGAAGGTGAGGAGACTCAGGCATCCCTTGAAGGGGGCACTGGGACACTggctcccctttctctctttggtTCTTGATGGCCACAAGATTCACAGCCCATCCCCATAAGAGACACAATATGAACAACCTTAGAACCAAGGAACTATGGAGTAAAACTGTAAACCCAAACCAACCTTTCTTCCTTGTAAATCGATGACCTCATGTATGCGGTCACGGCAAGGGAAGGCTGACTGTTCTACTTGGGCATCACCTGAGTTTATGCAGAGGGCCATCTGTGTTCTAGTGCAGAAAGACCCAGGGCTCTCCCAGCCATGTGGATGGAACCGCTCACCCTGAACTTGGAGGCACCTGCAGCCTGGGGATGCTCCACGGGGACCTTAGCGTCTTGCACCTGGGCCCCACCTGAGGCCACCAGTTCCTCGGCGATCATCCGCACCTGGGTGAGGCCAGGCCATCAGCAGGCAGAGCACAGTCTCgggtgcccctccccctccccaaataCCTGCTCACAGGGAGCTTGTACCTCTCCATAGGAAATGACCCAGCCAACCCCCCACAGTGCCCCAACCCCTCACAACCAGGAACTTCTCCAGGACAACTGAGAGTCAGGAAAACCAAACCCCTGTCATGACGCCCCCCAACCCCAGTCTCCATGATGTACCCGCCACTGCGTGAACTCGATGAGCGACTCAGGGCCGTAACACACATCCCTGACTGCAGACCTCATGAAATCAGCCCGCACCTTGTCAGTTTCCTCCTCAGGGCTCACAGTGGCTATGAACTTCTGCCAGTGAGCTGTGACCTGCGGTAAGAAAGACCAGAACCGTCCCCGCCCAGCCTGGGTCTCCAGGCTACACACAGCACCTCCACCCTAACTCCTCCGGCTCACACAGTAGACTGACTATACCACCTTCTAGAAACTACTCAATATCTAGTAGCTAgacttgaaatcagtctggttcAACTGAACATGGTGGTGATACCAACACTTggggggctgaggcagaagagtcCTAGGCCacctgggctatataagcaaGAAAGAGCATGTGCCAAAAACCAGCTCACTGTGAGTCTAGCTTCGCTGGTGTCCTGCTGTGCTTGCTGCATaccttggagacagggtctccaaacacagaaagaaaggaacaaaaaaaaCAGACTCACCACCTCAGACCTGAGGCTGTCTGGGCAAGAATCTCTGTTACACAGCTCCAAAACTCCACTTCTGTCCCACTCAGTACCCAATTGCTATGACCAaggaccccacccccacgccATCATCCTTACCCTGTCCATCAGCTCCCGATCTAGATTCTCCACCTGTGAGCAGGTGGAGGCCGTGTCCTTGCCATTCACCTTACGAAGCTTGGGCAGGAGAAAGGAGACTTTGAGGTTGTCACTGACCTAACGGAAGAAGAGATAACAGAAAGCCAGGAAGGAGTAAGGACGCATGCCTGGAATCTCAACGTTTGGGAGAGTACGGTAGGGACGTTTCAAGTTTGATGTTGGTCTGGGTTACAGAGCAAGACTCTTTGcctcaaacaagcaaaacaacaaaaacccaaacggAGTGGGTATGTAGCTCAGGGGGCAGACTGCCTGCTTAGCAAGCACAAAGCccagagtttggtccccagcaccgcATAACTGGGCTTTGTGGAACATGgtcagaactcaggaggtcagaggcaggaggagcagaaatTTAAGGCTATTTGCGGACCCACAGTTAATTTGaaaccagcctgtgctacatcggacccagtctcaaaacaaaacggaaacggggggggggggggcgggggggggaatgGAGCCTGAGTCTGCCCCACAGAGTCCTGGTCCCTCTCACCGTCAGGAAGGGGTTGCCTTCCAGATTGAGCTCCTCAAGTTCTGGGAACTGGTGCAAGGCAGTGACATCCCCGAGCTGGTTGTTGGTACAGCGAAGGATGCGCAGATGGGACAGGCCCAGGTTAGCAGGCAGCGTCTCCAGCAAGTTGTTAGAGAGGTCAAGTtccctcagcttcttcaggcGCCCCAGGAGATTGGGATCCAAGTGCTCTGAGAGCAGCTGCAGCCCCGACAGACTGGGGTGAgggcagagagcaagagagctgagGGAGCGGGCCAGACCCTCCCATTAATTACCCCATCTGTCCCAGAGGGATTTCCACCAACAAAGTTCTTGTGCAAGCATGAAGCTTGCTTTAGACTTGGCTAGCCTgaactatgtagactaggttggccgcAAAACTCAAGAGATCCCATCCTACACAACTCATTGCGTAGTCCAGGAAAGCCTTGAACTTAACTCTCCTCCCCCTACCCacgtgctgagatgacaggcatgtgccaccccttGGGAGCTGTTCAGGTGTTGATAGGGATGGAACCCTAGGGATACTCAGGCTCTGTGCATGTCTAGTAAGCAATGTAGCAACTGAGCTATGCCAACTGTTCTAGCCTTCTCACTTCCTAACTTACCTTTCTATGTATTACAGagtgtctatgtatctgtgtgtggtgtgtggataGGAATGGGCACAATCAAAGCGTGATTAAGGGGGTCATGGTTTTAGGGAGCTGCTTTGCTCCACTGTCTGGGCCcaagggattgaattcaggcttGATGACAGACAGGCACCTTTATCTGCAGATCATTTCTGTGGcccatcttccctcccttaaAGAGTACTttgttgccgggcagtggtggcacacgcacgcctttaatcccagcacttgtgaggcagaggcaggtggatttctgagttcgaagccagcctggtctacagagtgagttccaggacagccagggctacacagagaaaccctgtctcaaaaacaaacaggcaagcaaacaaacaaaacaaaatgactttaGAGCCCAAGACTTCCAAGTTCCTTCTTGTTTTTACTAGTTCCTGCTAGCCCGTTCCGTGCTACACAGGATCCCTCAACATCCCTTAGTATCTCATCAGTCTTTCCACTCCGCGCAAGGCTAAGGGCGTTCGCTCCAAGTTTATCTGACGCCGGGCGTTGGCTGCCAATCTCCCACATCTCCGTTTGGCGCGAGATTCGACTGGGGCTCGAATCCCGGATAACAGAATAACCCGGGCAGGAGGAGGAGACGGAGGGGTCTGAGCCTTGCATTCCGCCCATCAAACCACCCTGGCGGGGAAGAACCCCACGCCCCGGATCCGCTTCAACCCCACATGCTCTTACTTCAAACTCTGAATCTTCCCCAGCTTATCCGTCTTGGGTCGCCCACGTTGCAGGAGCAGTTGCGGCGTGAGAGGAGCCATGGGTGGCCGAGGGCTCAACCGAACCCGCGCCTCCACGAAGTCCGGTCGCTAAGGCCCGCTGCCGGGGAGCCCAGGAGGTGGCGCACAACAAACCCTTTGCGAGTCCGTTGCGACCGGAAGGAAGTAGAACGCCAGCCTTACGCCCCACCTCCTGCTTCTGCGATGACTACAACTCCCAGCGGCCCCTGCGTCTCGCGCCTGCGCTCTTAACTGATCGGAGGACGCGATGGCGGCGGCGGCTGAAGTTTCTCTTTTGCAGGAGTGCGGCTGTAAGGGCATCCGGACCTGTCTTATCTGCGAGAGACAACGCCACAGGGACCCGCCCTGGCAGATCTGCCTTCAGGTACGGACTAGGAAAAGAGTCATAGCCAGAAAATCTATTCATCTTAATGGGAAACTAAGGCCCAGCTTGCCTGTAAAACAGCCAAGGACCAAAGCCTCGCGGTAGGTGAGTTGTTTGGAGCGCTTATATCTTCAATATTCACAAAACCCAAAAGGTGGACCAAGTGCCATCGGCTGATTAATGGAAGGGCGGGGAAATGCTGGTGCACGCCGAGATCTCTGCATTTGAAAGGCAGAGAGGCTGGAGAACGGACCTCAGCCGCCCAGCAGGTTTTAGGAGTTACCTTGGCAGTAGGGAAGCGGCTGTCACACATCATCTCTGTGACtttggggggtgaggggtgggggtggggggcagtggtAAATAACTTGGACTGAACGGGTCTGGTTTTGAGTGAGCTTCCGGAGCACAAGGGAGACTGCATGGAAATGGTAGGGAGTGCTGAACACTAGGCCGCCTGTATTAGACAGGGAATGAGCGACTTAAGACAGCAcaggcagccgggcagtggtggcgcatgcctttaatcccagcactcgggagacaagaggcaggtggaattccgagttcgaggccagcctggtctacagagtgagttccaggacagccaggactacactacagagaaacctgtctccaaaacaggCTTTGATTTGGGGGAAATTTTTTTGGGAAAACAAACCTGTATGAATCAGCtttacagccgggcagtggtggtgcatgccattagacttagcacttgggatgcagaggcaggcagatctctgtgagtcccaggctagcctgatctacatagggagttccaggaaagcccatcttgaaaaacaaaaacaaatctgtcTTACAAGATACTAATAGGATCAGGAGTCAGGTAGGCCAGGAAGAATGTTAAAATGTTTCCCTTCTAgctctctgttgaccaggctaaCACCTTCCATCAAAATGGgcaatggatggatgaatgaatgaatgaatgaatgaaaaataacttCAGAGCATTTGTATGGCCCTGGCAGTGCTGTAGCAAGTTGCTGGGATGCATAGCCAGGGGAATGCTTGAGTAGAGGCCTGAGATAGGAGCTGTGGGTGGCTGAGGCGACAGACACTTAAAGAGATCAAAGGGGCCTGAGccaagttttttgttttagttattttctttagttaGAGGCCCCAGGGCGCCCCCTCCATAAGCTAAGATTGCAAGCATATGTCACTATGTCTGGATCATGGCAGCATTCAGAGTGACCAAACACCCAAGTGTTTATTATATCAACTGGTGAACTGAAGAGTGGGCAGTGTTGGTGCTGGCTTGAGGGAGGTCAAAGatatctacatagcaagtttcaaacCAGACTAAATAAAAGCCTGTCTCGACAGGAAAGAAAGAGGCAAACCATAAACTaataagagatttttaaaaatctcggATATCCATGCAGTAGATATAACcttagaaaggaaggaaattctgaCGCGAGTTCCATATGGATTCACCTTGAAGATGTGCTGCTAAAAGAAGGAAGCCAGTCTCTAGCTGGAGGCGTGGTCTGGAGATAGTGCACCTGCCTAGCACcgcccaggctggagagatggctctacacttaagaacactgactgcttcgGGCGTgctggcgcaggcctttaatcccagcactcgggaggcagaggcaggcggatttctgagttcgaggccagcctggtctacagagtgagttccaggacagccagggctacacagaaaaaccctgtctcagaaaaaaaaaaccaaagacctAAGTTTGCCTCCCAACACCCAAGTcactggcgccctcttctggccttggagGGCACATGTGCATGCCACACACAGATTcaaacatagaaagaaagaactgcCCTAGTGAGGGGCTTGGGATGGACCtctgtggtagagtgcttacctaacaTGCTAAGGCCtggctcatgtagcccaggctggccttattcACTATATAGTGAAAGATGACCATGAACTCTTAATGGTCCTGAAGACCAGGATTACAGACCTCTGCCGCCACACAGgtttttttgcagtgctggggaaggaacccaTGGCTTCATGCATGTCGGGCAGGCCTATACCATCTGAGCTACAGCCACAGATTTATGATGCCCtacattttatgtacattggtgttttgcctgcatgtgtgtctgtgtgagggtgttggatctcctggaactgaagttaatgGACAGTCGTGAGCTCTCCCGGTTGGTTGtctggaagagcggccagtgcCTTTATTCgccgagccttctctccagccctaagatgGCGTTTCTACTACTGCATCTCTTAGTCTcagaggaggcaggagcagggctgAGGAAGACACACATCTGTGGCTTCCAATAAGCATTGGCCAGCCCCTGGCCACCCAGACCACAGCCTTACGGTTAGCCCTGCTTCTCAGACTCCTGGTGCAGGCTCCTGTCCTTTATCTTTTTGCTCCTGAGGGGTCGGTGATAGTCACAGTGCCAAAGGAATAGTGCCCACATCCCCCAGCCTCAGGCCAGGTcctcagagaagaaaaacacaaatGAGAGAATGAGAATCCCATGCCCTGAGGCCTGAGGCCAGGTTCAGGCTGCATCGCCCCTGCGACTCCAggctcctctccaagttgctttagtTCCAAGAAGAGCATCGGAATCCCAGAGGCTCCTGGTGGGTCCCGGGCACATGTGGCTATTGTGGGTCTTTGCTGGTTCCAGGGCACTTCTGTTTGGGGTGTATGCGTGTACAGGTGTATGTGTATACAGGTAGAGGGCAGAGGATAACCCAGGTGCCCACCTTGGTGTTTTGAGAgagtctcactggcctggaattttctAAGAGGCCAGGCTAGCTTGCCCTTGGTCTGACCTTTGCCTCCCTCCCCAGCTCTAGGATACAGGCATCCatgaccacacccagcttattaCATTTGGGTTTTAGGGGATGGAGCTCAGATCTCTGTGCTTCTTGCAGGTTAAGCACGTCAGCAGCTCACCCACTCTGCCCCATCTCTGTCTTTTACAGAAAAAATGCTGTTTCCTCTACTGCCCAGACACAGGCTGGGCCGCAGGGGCCGAGGGCTCTGACTTGGAGGGTTGGGCATTCCCCTTCCCAGGAGTGACACTGATACAGGACTTTGTGACCCCAGAGGAAGAAGCTGAGATGGTGCGTCTGATGGACTGCGACCCCTGGAAGCTCTCACagtctgggaggaagaagcaggtacGGTGGCCTGAGCTGAGCCGAGGTATGGTCCCTTTGCCAGTGGCCccggctacctcctgtagccacaCCCTAGGGATCTTTGGTCACAGTGGGTGTGGACTTCCTCATCAAGCGTGGCTGCCGCGTCTCTGTGCGGCTGTCTCTGCGGCTGTCTCGTTGGTGAGGGGATGCCAAGCTCTAGGTTGGATTTCTATCCTGTGTGCTGCTAGAGGCTGCCGGGCATCACCCGTTTCTATTGTGACTCTCACTCCTCACCTGTATGTCTCACCTTCTATCTTTTCCCTTCCTCGTTATCTCTCCCTTGCCACAATGTAGTCAGTGCCTTAGTAGCTTCAAAGGTGCCCCTCACCCTTTGCTCCTGGCACCATAGTGCTGGGTTAGAGTTCTGGCGACATCAGCCAGTTGGGGGTCCCTTCAAGCTTCGTCCTGTGCTGGGACAGCCCCAGCCACCCACTCTGCCCCTGACCTCTGAACAGATGGAGCAGTCCTCCTACCTAGGCTTTCTGGGTCCTGGGATTTCATGCACACACCAGCCATGCCCAGTTTGTGGTTGCCATGGCTTAAGCTGGGCCActtctccttcctgtctccactgTAGGACTATGGCCCTAACTGcttctccttcctgtctccactgCAGGACTATGGCCCTAAAGTTAATTTTCGGAAGCAGAAGCTGAAGATGGCAGGCTTCCAGGGTCTCCCTGGCTTTAGCCAGAAGGTAGTCCAGAGAATGGGCCTTTACCCGGGGCTGGAGGACTTCCAGCCTGTGGAACAGTGCAATCTGGACTACAGCCCTGAGCGGGGCTCCGCCATCGACCCCCACTTGGACGACGCCTGGCTGTGGGGCGAGCGGCTGGTGAGCCTCAACCTCCTGTCAGCCACAGTGGTGTCCATGTCTCCAGAGGCCCCTGGCAGCCTGCTTCTCTGCTCAGCCCCCTCCGTCAGACCTGATGCTTTTGAGGACAGCCTTGTGGCTCCTAGCAGGTCTGTCCCCTGCCAGGAGGTGGAGGTGGCCATCACAGTACCCCGCCGCTCCTTGCTGGTGCTTACAGGGGCCGCGAGGCACCAGTGGACACACGCCATCCACCGCAGACACATCAAGGCCCGCCGTGTGTGCGCCACCTTCAGGGAGCTGTCCAGTGAGTTCCTGCC from Mus musculus strain C57BL/6J chromosome 5, GRCm38.p6 C57BL/6J carries:
- the Alkbh4 gene encoding alpha-ketoglutarate-dependent dioxygenase alkB homolog 4 isoform 1 (isoform 1 is encoded by transcript variant 1); this encodes MAAAAEVSLLQECGCKGIRTCLICERQRHRDPPWQICLQKKCCFLYCPDTGWAAGAEGSDLEGWAFPFPGVTLIQDFVTPEEEAEMVRLMDCDPWKLSQSGRKKQDYGPKVNFRKQKLKMAGFQGLPGFSQKVVQRMGLYPGLEDFQPVEQCNLDYSPERGSAIDPHLDDAWLWGERLVSLNLLSATVVSMSPEAPGSLLLCSAPSVRPDAFEDSLVAPSRSVPCQEVEVAITVPRRSLLVLTGAARHQWTHAIHRRHIKARRVCATFRELSSEFLPGGKQQELGQELLQAALSFQGRPV
- the Alkbh4 gene encoding alpha-ketoglutarate-dependent dioxygenase alkB homolog 4 isoform 3 (isoform 3 is encoded by transcript variant 3), whose amino-acid sequence is MAAAAEVSLLQECGCKGIRTCLICERQRHRDPPWQICLQKKCCFLYCPDTGWAAGAEGSDLEGWAFPFPGVTLIQDFVTPEEEAEMVRLMDCDPWKLSQSGRKKQDYGPNCFSFLSPLQDYGPKVNFRKQKLKMAGFQGLPGFSQKVVQRMGLYPGLEDFQPVEQCNLDYSPERGSAIDPHLDDAWLWGERLVSLNLLSATVVSMSPEAPGSLLLCSAPSVRPDAFEDSLVAPSRSVPCQEVEVAITVPRRSLLVLTGAARHQWTHAIHRRHIKARRVCATFRELSSEFLPGGKQQELGQELLQAALSFQGRPV
- the Alkbh4 gene encoding alpha-ketoglutarate-dependent dioxygenase alkB homolog 4 isoform 2 (isoform 2 is encoded by transcript variant 4) — its product is MVRLMDCDPWKLSQSGRKKQDYGPKVNFRKQKLKMAGFQGLPGFSQKVVQRMGLYPGLEDFQPVEQCNLDYSPERGSAIDPHLDDAWLWGERLVSLNLLSATVVSMSPEAPGSLLLCSAPSVRPDAFEDSLVAPSRSVPCQEVEVAITVPRRSLLVLTGAARHQWTHAIHRRHIKARRVCATFRELSSEFLPGGKQQELGQELLQAALSFQGRPV
- the Alkbh4 gene encoding alpha-ketoglutarate-dependent dioxygenase alkB homolog 4 isoform 4 (isoform 4 is encoded by transcript variant 6); its protein translation is MAGFQGLPGFSQKVVQRMGLYPGLEDFQPVEQCNLDYSPERGSAIDPHLDDAWLWGERLVSLNLLSATVVSMSPEAPGSLLLCSAPSVRPDAFEDSLVAPSRSVPCQEVEVAITVPRRSLLVLTGAARHQWTHAIHRRHIKARRVCATFRELSSEFLPGGKQQELGQELLQAALSFQGRPV